Part of the Citrus sinensis cultivar Valencia sweet orange chromosome 2, DVS_A1.0, whole genome shotgun sequence genome, gcttcaacgacataacGGGGGTCCAGGGATTATCTCCatcccaaaggtgcagggtgttcccactatcccttgagggacgtgcacgagaatggtacaggaaacttcctcggggcagcataaaaaccttcgagcagatgtgccaggaattcgCAGAGCAGTTTAGTGGGGCAATGTCACCggaagatgacatgatggagctgaagagcatgaaacagggggagcaagaaacccttcgggaattcatcaagaggtttcatcgggctgtcctcgacttgggagccttcaaccaccctcaggcgttaaggggactgaaagaaggggtgaagatatgaaggctgtggtacaatttgagaagcccaGCTATTCAAACGTATGCAGCCGCATACGAACAGGCTAAAAGAGACATCGAGATTGAGGAGGAGAAGGCTGCACGGATCAAGACAGACCAGTTGGAAGGGTTagggaggaaagagaagaaagcattaccaactaatgggccgatcaggagGAGGGACCACCAGATCTCCGGTAGTGGAGCAGGAGGTAGGGTAATtgcttaccagcctcatcagaggccgccacagtatcagcgcagcagggcgccacctcctcgttccccagctagggagccttggagaagACATGATCCGGCATCCGGCGATCTTCATCAACATTCCCACGATAGCAGGACGAGCAGACCAGAAGCACTCCCATCGCCCCCAACTCACAGTGGggcaaacagagaaagagcagTGCATCTGGTCGACCAGAACCAGGACTATGGGCGGTACACTCCCTTGAAGATGCCCCTGGATGaggtgtacgaggccataaagggTCGAGGGCTGTTGCACCTCCCtacaccaataacaaagctacccaacaggagggatagaggacgttattgtaagttccatggcacccatggccataccacagcagagtgtagagatctcaagacccaggtcgaagatttggtgagaaatcggtacCTGGACGAGTTTATGGATGAGACTTTCCCGATGGTGGCCACAACGGAtgaaggggagcagagtgaTGGAATCTTGGGACGCGAGCCGCCCGCAGCGAGGGTGATAGCTGGGGGCCCAACGTTGGCCGGAGATTCGAACAGatcgagaaaaaattatgccagatacgccatgaccagtaaagagatactcttcaacaccccagcagccaaacgagcaagggtcaggcaagtgccaatcatgtggacggatgaggatgaggaagggattctatacccccacgaggacgctttagtcatcaaggctacgatcgctagcaagaagtttgaccggATACTGGTTGATACGGGGAGCTCAGTTGATGTGCTATTTAAATCAACTTTGGAAGAGATGGGAATAGCCGACCGGAAGTTGGAATACACCAACacctccttgaaggggttCGGAGGAGGGAAGCTGGTCCCTCTGGGCGTGGTCGAACTGCCCATCACAATCGGGAGCCCCCCGACAGAAAGAACAATGATACTGGACTTCGTCGTAGTGGACGAGGaaggtccttaccagatgatcctaggtcggccatttttaaggatgagcaaagcggtgctgtccaaccattatctggctctgaagtaccgggtgaatggggtagtcggagtggtacgaggagaccagaggatcgcaagaagctgctactcctcggcagcaagggaggtgatgcagataacatccctcgatacccgagtggaaaacaagaCTGGCAGACAAGAACCCGTAGAGGATCTGGAAACAGTAAGCATGGGACCAGAGAACCCGGGAAAGACGATCAGAATCGGGTCGAGACTTGAGGGAGAGCAAAAGCaggagttggtgaaatgcttacaggcTCATGCCGACGTGTTTGCCTGGACACATGAGGACATGCCAGGGATTGACCCAgaggtagcatgtcataggctggcaataaagaaaggtgctcgggcagtaaggcagaagaggaggtgcttcaaccaggagaggtatgaggctGTAAATGATGAGGTGGAGAAGCTTCTGAGAgcagggttcattcgggaagtcaATTACCCAGAGTGGATATCAAATGTGgtgttggtaaagaaggcaaacggcaagtggaggatgtgtgtggatttcacagacctcaataaggcgtgcccaaaagacagcttccctttaccaaagatcgatcagctagtagattcaacggctggacatggtctgcttagcttcatggacgcattctcgggatacaaccagatccccatgtacgagccggatgaggagagcacggctttcatcactaaccaaggtctgttctgttacagggtgatgccattcggtctcaagaatgctggggccacctatcaaaggctggtgaataaagtctttaagcccttgatcgggaaaaccatggaggtgtacgtggacgacatgatcaccaagtcCAAAATCCCGAAGGAACATGTCAGACATCTCGAGGAGACGTTCGagcttttgaggaagtataagatgaagctcaacccggagaagtgtgcttttggggtcgagtcagggaaattcctgggattcatggtgagccatagggggattgaagcaaatcccgAGAAGATCCAGGCGATTGTGCAAATGACGTCTCCTCGAAACCTGAAGGAGACGCAGAGCCTCATGGGGAGGTTGGCGGCGTTGAgcagattcatatccaaggctacagataagtgtcagccattctttcaagtgataaggaggggaaagaaaacgGAATGGACCCCAGAATGCGAGGAAGCCTTCCGGAACTTGAAGCATTACTTGCAGCAAGCTCCGCTACTGTCCACACCGAGGGATGGGGACAAGTTGAATCTGTATTTGGCGGTATCTGATCGGGCCGCCAGTTCCGTTCtagtgagagaggaagaaggaattcagtatccgatatactacaccagcaaggccctgctcgacgctgagaccagatacccaacgatggagaaatgggcactggcccttgtggttgctgctcgGAAGTTGAGGCCGTACTTTCAAGCATTCCCGGTCTCGGTAATAACCAACCAGCCATTGCGTCAAATTCTGCACAAGCCAGATGCCTCTGGTCGGCTCGTCAAATGGACTGTAGAGCTGAGCGAATTCGACATAGACTATAAACCCCGCGCGGCGATAAAGGCCCAGGCAATGGCCGATTTCGTAGCTGAGTTCGCGGAGCCCGAAGTATGCTTGGATCAGCAAGATGCAGATATAGGCAACGACGAAACTCAAGTATGGCAGATATCTGTGGATGGGTCATCAGGAGAGCGGGGTTCAGGAGCAGGGATTGTCCTGGAAGGCCCAGAGGgggaggagatctcttatgctgtaaagttggaatttgcagccacaaataaccaggcagaatatgaagccttgatagcaggGCTGGAATTGGCTAGGGCCGTGAAAGCGGACAGAGTTAAGATCAGAACCGATTCCCAGCTGGTTGCGAATcatgtcagtgaaagattccaaccaagagaggagaagatggaaCAGTACCTAAGGATAGTCAGGCAGATGATGGGGAAGTTCGAAGCAgtggaggtgatacaaatccccagggagcagaatagtcgagcagaCATTTTGGCTAGGATGGCAGCCGTAGCcgacccaaaaatgccaaagtcggTCCCCCTAGAAGTGAAGTCTCGCCCGAGTATCGAGCAAAATTTGGGGGTGTTgcggatagaacaaaaaagcTCGTGGAGGGACCCGATAGTTTCATACCTTAGAGACGGGGTCTTACCGCCAGATAAGCTACGGGCTCGGAAGATTAGAGCTCAGGCCTCGAGATACACGATGATCGATGGGGTACTGTATCAGCGAGGATATACATTACCGTTCCTTCGGTGTTTGGACGATGACGACGCGGATTACGTGCTGAGGGAAgtacatgaaggaatttgcggaaatcattctggcgggaggtccctggcccacaaggttctaaggcagggatatttctggccgacgatgcaccaggatgcgcaAAGGAAGACCAGGAGCTGTGCAagctgccagagttttgcaaatttctctaaccaaccaccagagaagctcacctccatggcctccccttggccattcgctcaatggggaattgatctgatcggcccattgccaaagggacgaggagcagcaacaCACGCAATAGTCgctatagattacttcacgaagtggatagaggtagaagcccttagcaggatcacagagaagaaaacaacagacttcgtgtggagaaacctggtctgtcgatacgggatcccatatgccttggtaacggataatggcaggcagttcgataatcacagcttcagggatttctgccagaacctcgggatagagctgaagtattgctcgcctgctcaccctcaatcgaatggacaagtagaagcagccaacaagacaGTCAAGAGGCTTCTGAAAACCAGGCTCGGAGCAAAAAAGGGTGCGTGGGTTGACGAGCTGTCAGGTGtgctatgggcatacagaacaacccacaaaaccgcAACGGGGGAGACACCGTTCGCTTTGGCTTTCGGACATGAAGCGGTCGTGCCGGCTGAGGTAGGAACGACCACACACCGGACAGATCATTTCAATGAACAGGAgaacgacgagcagatatgtttgaatcttgatctgctAATGGAGAGGAGGGAACAAGCAGCCGAGCGATCAGTCACTTACCAACAGAGGGTTGCTCGGtattataaccagaaggtgaacatacggcaattcagggtcggagactgggtactgagaagagtgaatcagagcaccaaagattcgactcaaggagtgctgggaccgaattgggaagggccgtatagagtcaagcagatagcggggcccggagcttacaagctggttcGCGCGGACGGCCACGAAgtgaaacgcccatggaacgcagcacacctccgaaaatacttccagtaagacttgctcacattttaaagcaatttctGCTCATGctgtttatcttttatttttatgttttatgtccgAACAATTTCATGTAAGTCAAATCCTGCCATTAATGTAACGTCGACGAATTTTATTCGCTTGAAACCgaaaaaaatcctaaggcatgcaaaggctcgtcaagtctcagagcctgtcttatggcgagacagaagccaagcatgccaggatctgctcggccacgagaaggcagcagaatccaaatcgtttgaaaaaaatactaaggcatgcaaaggctcgtcaagtctcagagcctgtcttatggcgagacagaagccaagcatgctaggatctgctcggccacgaggaggcagcagaatccaaatcgtttgaaaaaaatactaaggcatgcaaaggctcgtcaagtctcagagcctgtcttatggcgagacagaagccaagcatgccaggatctgctcggccacgagaaggcagcagaatccaaatcgtttgaagaagattcccaaggcatgcaaaggctcgacaaagtctcaaagcctgtcttaggGCCAGACAAAAGCccagcatgccaggatctgctcgttcgcgagaaggcgagcagactccaaggCATTCGGAAAGTTTTCTACGGCACGCAAAGgcctcaccaagtctcaaagcctgtcttacggcgagacagaagcGATCAGCGTTTCAgacgaaaattaattcataagtACGACACGAGATAGTAATcaacaacatttttattaatggctAACAGAGgggataaatttcataaacgttgttcattacaatacaagaagaaatatatcaaaaagatGGTGGATCAGTGAGCCGAGCAGCATCGGTTGGCTGGACCTCCTCGGGTGCAGGGGGGGTATCACCAGTTGCGTCCGGGGGGTGCTCGCCTCGCCAACATCAGCAGGGACtgcacgaggaggagagttACCCTCCTCAATCACGATCGGCTCTAACCCCTCGGCATCTTCCTTGGCCGCCTCCTCGTCCATATGCTGAGCAacaccagctgcaaggtcatccatcttcagatcAGGGTGTCGCTTCCCGAGGACAGCCATGATGCAACGGtaggaatgccgaagtccctggtcgtactgGTTGTCGACTTCTCTCTCTAAGTTCTCGACTtccctctccaagttctcGACCTGGGCTCGGTGGGAGTCGCGGagagattcgagctgagccGCGTACATAGCCATCTGCCTTTGCATATCCTCCTTGACCTTGGTAAGCTCCTCCTCGAGGgtaatggcttttgcttgagcaagtGATTCTTGCTCTATCAGCTTCAGGTTCTCGAGATTCAGCTCCCCTGCTTTCTTCTCGGCAACGTCAGCTCTGGTCGTCGCCGATTGAATATcttccttcatcttccggtCGTAGCGGCCCACCTTAGCCTTGTAATAGGTGGTCATGCAGCTGAGGTGGAAGGCGCTATGCTACATGGCCCCCACCAGCTCACCCAAGGTGCGGCCGTCAAAATCCTCCAGCTCCTTCTTGCTCACGAGTTTGGTTAACTCATTGAGGTAAGGGACCAGATGTTCTGCTCGGCTGTCGGGTAAGCGAGATCGAGGCCCGACAGGAAGAGAAGAGGTAGCAGGACCTGTGGCTGCTCCACTGGCTTCCCCAACTTTTTCAGGGGCTGGAGGTAAAATCTTCAAGGGTGGGGCCTGCTGCACGACGTTGGCCCGCTTTGCAGTAGGGGCATCCTTACTGTGGTCCCCCTTCGTGGTTGGAGGTCGAGAACGTTTTCGGGTCAGGGCCCCAATCACAGCGTCCTCCATCCTATGGCCAGGAAGTATCAAGCGAGACTCGAGCAAGTTGTATGTGCTTAACAGTTCTCGGCTCGAGCAAGAATTGGCCCGTACCGCCTCGACCCGTTTGAGCTGGTCAGGTTTGAGCGGGAAGTGGACACCCCAAGAAACTACAACACAAACAGACACTTGGTTAGAGACAAGCCAATAAAACAAGGACAATTATGGATACAAGACATCTGAAgcgagcaggcaacctgggaccGTGAAACGGGGCGGGACCCGGTAATCCTTCCCGTCCATTTGTGCGACCTGACCCCAAggacccccagcaaaaaagaactttctcttccaattcccaccaccaccagtagGGAGGTCGGTTATGGGTTTCCTGGTCTTGGTGCTAGATTGGAAGTAGTACCAACCGGCATCTTTGGGGCTGCTCTTTAGCTGGTACAGgtgcttcacctcatcaaTTGTGGGCTCGCTTTGAcaacatctgtcccacaatatgaacagaccagagagcACT contains:
- the LOC127900278 gene encoding uncharacterized protein LOC127900278 produces the protein MSKGKEKVIEVDDDELDFPPSLLADPAFDPGIPLEPIRSSVGTSARRMSPQTTSSSDSSDEEGSSGSENTLSEGQGDDSGEASPSGAPRPEGRSRIGGRALSRDYAIDYMTCTTTFDELEDLRLRYSIPGEILLKVPGNKDAPSRPPRGYVTLYLDSFKYGLRCPLQPYFARVLSGLNLSPGQLNPNGWRVLSGLFILWDRCCQSEPTIDEVKHLYQLKSSPKDAVSWGVHFPLKPDQLKRVEAVRANSCSSRELLSTYNLLESRLILPGHRMEDAVIGALTRKRSRPPTTKGDHSKDAPTAKRANVVQQAPPLKILPPAPEKVGEASGAATGPATSSLPVGPRSRLPDSRAEHLVPYLNELTKLVSKKELEDFDGRTLGELVGAM